One Candidatus Scalindua japonica DNA segment encodes these proteins:
- a CDS encoding Lrp/AsnC family transcriptional regulator produces MKKLTKNEKHVLKLLTEDPSSTNQEISGKLDLTPQGVGKIRKQLFEKKYIRTEELHLDYEKLGIDIHAITMIKILPSVFKKFKNNELDKVLKPINAIRSYAIPETDITHIIIYAFRNIKEYETYFRNILDEFGDYVEIKHTFVLSSGSIIKSSAKLMFLDVLNGLINDNATKTIESNT; encoded by the coding sequence ATGAAAAAGCTCACAAAGAATGAAAAACATGTACTAAAGTTACTGACTGAAGATCCGTCATCCACAAATCAGGAGATTTCTGGAAAGCTTGATTTAACACCTCAGGGTGTCGGCAAAATAAGAAAACAGCTCTTTGAGAAGAAGTATATAAGAACCGAGGAGCTGCACCTGGATTATGAAAAATTAGGTATTGACATTCATGCAATTACCATGATAAAGATATTGCCCAGTGTGTTCAAGAAGTTTAAAAATAATGAATTGGATAAGGTTTTAAAACCAATAAACGCTATCAGATCTTATGCAATACCGGAAACTGACATAACTCACATTATAATCTATGCATTTAGGAATATTAAGGAATATGAGACGTATTTCAGAAATATCCTGGATGAGTTTGGGGATTATGTGGAAATCAAGCATACCTTTGTCCTTTCATCAGGAAGCATTATCAAATCTTCAGCAAAGCTAATGTTTCTCGATGTGCTAAACGGACTAATAAACGATAATGCAACCAAAACAATTGAGTCTAATACATGA
- a CDS encoding hybrid sensor histidine kinase/response regulator has translation MKINFNQLSIANIIKLSKHIKEKCINFSSFEEVAQELMKTLYNSFVTEDGMSPFVLARFFKSCDYEGLPEDIRNYIHIKDPKGNLKLNNKYLTLLGSFGKLDNWKYRDLSENFKAFPFNEYMLDKTPMLSAAFEEIGLKPAHLKQTDKSILIKDYHRQYGIFCVENANGSKLIPKQAEFVRPYSVKSVFGFGGIYSTSNVYAVIIFSREKLSRKDAQLFLSLNPAIKQITLAHEVTGNIFKTDSKNTNVSIDNFSDEMPTVQMKAYNKTISPRHKGIIEKEMALTYSIELEMTNEYLLGMSEELKESHEKFRSLVENTTDWIWETDEHNRYTYASPQVHQLLGYEPGEVIGITPFDIMTLEDQQSVRKQFIEITERQESFSGLENHNLHKDGHTVILETSGVPIISPDGSFKGYRGIDRDITERKKTEQALIQSEKLKAMGVMTSGISHEFNNILAVIKGFSLLLKQKYEDHKEIYDKIEVILQSVTDGTKIVDRMQSFTMNKTDGTTFTPLDVRKLIEQVIELSKPRWKTISEAHGITYYIDKKGMKSVSNICGDSTELRQVILNIINNSLDAMPEGGHLSFSTWNEERNVCFSISDTGEGMYDDIRKNIFDPFLTTKMPIGAGLGMSICYGIIKRHGGEIDVESEVGVGTTVTTRLPISKEDCDFVTRPEQQHEPGVMNLRILVIDDEQTVCELLSEFLSQEGQNVKSVSSGKEAIKLLKSESFDIVLCDLVMPEVSGREVIRMLDTLNKRPKVGLITGWSEEKEIFSMEDMKVDFVVKKPFDLSELTKCINIAFDADSK, from the coding sequence TTGAAAATAAACTTTAATCAATTGTCGATAGCTAACATAATCAAACTATCGAAACACATTAAAGAAAAATGCATAAACTTCTCATCTTTTGAAGAAGTAGCGCAAGAGCTAATGAAAACACTCTACAATTCTTTTGTTACTGAAGATGGCATGAGTCCCTTCGTGTTAGCCAGGTTTTTTAAATCATGCGATTATGAGGGGCTCCCAGAGGATATAAGAAATTATATTCATATTAAAGACCCGAAAGGAAATTTAAAGTTAAACAACAAATATTTAACGCTCTTAGGTTCATTTGGAAAGTTAGACAATTGGAAATACCGAGATCTTTCCGAGAATTTCAAGGCATTTCCTTTTAATGAATATATGCTGGACAAAACCCCTATGTTATCCGCAGCCTTCGAAGAAATTGGACTGAAACCTGCTCATCTGAAACAGACAGACAAAAGCATCCTCATAAAAGACTACCATAGGCAGTACGGAATATTTTGTGTTGAGAACGCGAATGGCAGTAAACTGATCCCAAAGCAGGCAGAATTTGTCAGGCCGTATTCTGTGAAGTCTGTATTCGGTTTTGGTGGAATTTATTCTACCTCCAACGTATATGCTGTTATTATTTTTTCCAGAGAAAAGTTAAGCAGAAAGGATGCACAATTATTTCTTAGCCTTAATCCTGCTATAAAACAGATAACTCTGGCACATGAAGTAACAGGAAATATTTTTAAAACTGATAGCAAAAATACAAACGTTTCAATTGATAACTTTTCTGATGAAATGCCAACGGTTCAAATGAAAGCTTATAATAAAACTATTTCTCCTCGACATAAAGGAATTATTGAAAAAGAAATGGCGCTAACATACAGCATTGAACTGGAAATGACAAATGAGTACCTTTTAGGTATGTCTGAAGAATTAAAAGAATCACATGAAAAATTTCGAAGCCTTGTAGAAAATACCACTGACTGGATTTGGGAGACCGACGAACATAATCGGTATACCTATGCCAGCCCTCAAGTACATCAACTCCTTGGTTATGAACCGGGTGAGGTGATCGGAATAACTCCTTTTGATATAATGACATTAGAGGATCAGCAGAGCGTTAGAAAGCAGTTCATTGAAATTACCGAACGACAGGAGTCGTTTTCCGGATTGGAGAATCATAACCTGCACAAGGACGGTCATACCGTGATACTGGAAACCAGTGGAGTTCCCATAATCAGTCCTGATGGCTCATTCAAGGGATACCGAGGAATTGATCGTGACATCACGGAACGCAAGAAAACAGAGCAGGCACTAATACAGTCAGAAAAGTTAAAAGCCATGGGAGTAATGACCTCTGGAATCAGCCATGAGTTTAATAACATCCTTGCAGTAATTAAGGGCTTTTCACTTTTGTTAAAACAAAAATATGAAGATCACAAAGAAATATACGATAAAATTGAAGTTATTCTACAAAGTGTCACTGATGGTACTAAAATTGTTGACAGGATGCAAAGTTTTACAATGAATAAAACGGATGGAACTACATTTACGCCTTTAGATGTGAGAAAATTAATTGAACAAGTAATCGAATTATCAAAGCCCAGATGGAAGACTATTTCCGAGGCCCACGGAATAACGTATTATATAGACAAGAAAGGTATGAAAAGTGTATCAAATATCTGTGGGGATAGTACAGAATTGAGACAAGTAATACTAAATATCATTAATAACTCTCTTGATGCAATGCCTGAAGGTGGTCATCTATCCTTTAGCACATGGAATGAGGAACGTAATGTATGTTTCAGCATTTCAGATACCGGAGAAGGTATGTACGATGACATAAGAAAGAATATATTTGACCCTTTTCTCACGACTAAGATGCCGATAGGAGCAGGGTTAGGTATGAGTATCTGCTATGGTATCATAAAAAGACATGGTGGTGAAATAGATGTTGAAAGTGAAGTAGGAGTGGGTACCACAGTTACAACACGATTGCCGATAAGCAAGGAGGATTGCGATTTTGTTACAAGGCCAGAACAACAACACGAGCCAGGAGTAATGAATTTACGTATCCTGGTTATAGATGACGAACAGACAGTATGTGAATTGCTAAGCGAATTTCTCTCTCAAGAGGGCCAAAACGTTAAGAGCGTTTCCAGTGGTAAAGAGGCAATCAAATTATTAAAAAGTGAAAGCTTTGATATAGTGCTCTGTGACCTGGTCATGCCAGAGGTTAGCGGTAGAGAAGTAATAAGAATGCTAGACACACTAAATAAAAGGCCTAAGGTTGGACTAATCACTGGCTGGTCGGAAGAAAAAGAAATCTTTTCTATGGAAGACATGAAAGTAGATTTTGTTGTCAAGAAACCTTTTGATCTTTCAGAGTTAACTAAATGTATAAATATTGCATTTGATGCGGATAGTAAATAA
- a CDS encoding DUF58 domain-containing protein, producing the protein MLGNIFDAKFLKKLDSLCIECKKTYGGVRKGNYEAANKKGTSIEFADYQEYMPGDDFRYIDWNIYGRLDKLLIKTFKEEEELSVHVLFDVSRSMLYPEEDKKFDYAKDLVIALSYIALSSKNSVRLATMVNTDKISKDRTPFFQQKENIFVIADFLKKVIPRGELDFVDYISKYIYDVKGRRGTVVVISDFMMKPEVYTRALNYLRFKNFDIKVIQILGETELDPFGKGNKNQVIDVETNKKMNINFSEANRKKYKAAMEDHIQQLKRFCSINRIIYSLAKTNIKFEDFILRELPRIGFIR; encoded by the coding sequence ATGCTTGGAAACATTTTTGATGCTAAATTCCTGAAAAAGCTTGATTCCCTTTGTATAGAGTGTAAGAAAACCTATGGTGGGGTGAGGAAGGGTAATTATGAGGCGGCAAATAAGAAAGGTACCAGTATCGAATTTGCCGACTATCAGGAATATATGCCCGGAGATGATTTCAGGTATATTGATTGGAATATTTATGGACGTCTTGACAAGTTGTTAATAAAGACCTTCAAGGAAGAAGAGGAATTGTCCGTTCATGTATTATTTGATGTAAGCAGGTCTATGCTTTATCCTGAAGAAGACAAGAAATTTGATTATGCGAAAGATCTTGTAATCGCTCTGAGCTATATTGCGTTATCAAGCAAGAATAGTGTGAGGCTGGCAACAATGGTTAACACGGATAAGATTTCTAAAGACAGAACTCCTTTCTTCCAGCAGAAAGAGAATATATTTGTGATAGCGGATTTTTTAAAAAAAGTTATACCACGAGGTGAGTTAGATTTTGTTGATTATATTTCAAAGTATATTTACGATGTAAAAGGGAGGAGAGGTACTGTCGTTGTTATATCTGATTTCATGATGAAGCCGGAAGTCTATACAAGGGCGCTCAATTACTTAAGGTTTAAGAATTTTGACATTAAGGTTATACAAATCCTGGGAGAAACGGAACTGGACCCTTTTGGTAAGGGAAACAAAAATCAGGTGATAGATGTTGAAACAAACAAAAAAATGAATATCAACTTTTCAGAAGCAAACCGCAAAAAATATAAAGCTGCTATGGAAGATCATATTCAACAGCTGAAACGTTTCTGCAGTATAAACAGAATTATTTATTCGCTAGCTAAAACTAACATCAAATTTGAAGATTTCATCCTGCGCGAACTACCGAGGATCGGGTTCATCAGATAA
- a CDS encoding AAA family ATPase, translating into MQKTDGREEVSDIKKEIDRFKKDFDSITEEIGKVIVGNRDIVEKMLIAFFATGHVLLEGVPGLGKTLLVKSLSKALGFDFKRIQFTPDLMPADITGTQIVVERGDGRKEFEFTQGPLFTNVLLADEINRATPKTQSAMLEAMEERQVTVAGKSHRLREPFFVMATQNPIEMEGTYTLPEAQMDRFFFRLHISFPKADELKKILRQTTINESYTIQPVLNPDLAVERVAEMRKLVREVLVSSEMEDYITGIILATHPDNKETRNPVTEGGSIVDLVGRYVTYGAGPRGAQAVALAAKANALLDGRPNIYEGDVKKVAASALNHRMLLNFEADADNVNSHHIIEKILEKLEK; encoded by the coding sequence GTGCAGAAGACAGACGGGAGAGAAGAAGTTAGTGATATAAAAAAAGAAATTGATAGGTTTAAAAAAGATTTTGATAGTATAACTGAGGAGATTGGTAAGGTTATAGTAGGGAACAGGGATATTGTAGAAAAGATGTTAATAGCTTTTTTTGCAACTGGTCATGTTCTTCTTGAAGGTGTACCAGGTTTGGGGAAAACACTTCTTGTTAAGTCTTTGAGCAAAGCACTCGGATTTGATTTTAAGAGAATACAGTTTACACCTGATTTGATGCCTGCAGACATAACAGGTACTCAGATAGTTGTGGAAAGGGGTGATGGTAGAAAAGAGTTTGAATTCACCCAGGGACCTCTGTTTACTAATGTATTGCTTGCGGATGAGATTAACCGCGCAACACCAAAAACACAATCAGCCATGCTGGAAGCCATGGAGGAAAGACAGGTAACGGTTGCGGGAAAGTCACATAGATTGAGAGAACCATTCTTTGTTATGGCGACCCAGAATCCTATTGAAATGGAGGGTACGTACACCCTGCCGGAAGCGCAGATGGACAGGTTTTTCTTCAGATTACACATTTCTTTTCCAAAGGCTGATGAGCTTAAAAAAATTCTGAGACAGACAACTATCAATGAAAGCTATACTATACAACCTGTCTTGAACCCTGACTTAGCTGTCGAAAGAGTTGCAGAAATGAGAAAGCTGGTCCGTGAAGTTTTGGTTTCATCAGAAATGGAAGACTATATTACCGGTATTATATTAGCGACTCATCCTGACAACAAAGAGACACGTAATCCTGTTACTGAGGGGGGCAGTATTGTAGATCTCGTAGGGAGATATGTTACCTATGGAGCAGGCCCGCGTGGCGCTCAGGCTGTAGCTTTAGCAGCGAAGGCAAACGCGCTTTTAGACGGCAGACCAAATATATACGAAGGGGATGTAAAGAAGGTAGCCGCATCAGCGCTGAACCACAGGATGCTTTTGAATTTTGAGGCGGATGCGGACAATGTAAATTCCCATCATATAATAGAAAAGATACTGGAAAAGTTAGAAAAATAG
- a CDS encoding glycine zipper domain-containing protein, with the protein MYKKMIIAVVCVAAISVLTSGCMTTTQKGAGAGAGIGAALGAGIGALTGNAAMGAAIGAGAGAVGGALVGDNMDKKREAAEKADLKRQLELEKQSGSGKGLNKIDGHYEYVKKRKWVDTSKKERVWVEERLEGDRRIEGHYQDRNVPSGYWQEYEEKVWIPEHYE; encoded by the coding sequence ATGTATAAGAAAATGATTATTGCCGTAGTGTGTGTTGCTGCAATTTCAGTCTTAACGAGCGGCTGTATGACGACGACCCAGAAAGGAGCAGGAGCAGGCGCAGGAATTGGAGCAGCTCTGGGAGCAGGTATCGGTGCTCTGACCGGTAATGCGGCAATGGGTGCGGCCATAGGCGCGGGAGCTGGTGCGGTGGGTGGAGCACTGGTTGGTGATAATATGGATAAAAAAAGAGAAGCGGCTGAGAAAGCGGATCTAAAGAGACAGCTTGAACTGGAAAAGCAATCAGGTTCCGGTAAGGGTTTAAATAAAATAGACGGCCATTACGAATATGTAAAGAAGAGAAAATGGGTCGATACATCCAAAAAAGAGAGAGTCTGGGTTGAAGAGCGTTTAGAAGGGGATAGAAGGATTGAAGGACACTATCAAGATAGAAATGTACCTTCCGGTTACTGGCAGGAATACGAAGAAAAAGTCTGGATTCCCGAACACTACGAATAA